CGGGCTCTGTCTGGACGGAAGTTAAAGAAAATTACTCCATCTCCTGCTGTCACAGCTCCAGGAGTAAGCCGTGTGGGCAAGATAAACTCGTCAGTAATGTCTGACTCATAAGACTCCTTGAGGAATTGTACTGCTGAGATAGCATTTCCAGGACCATCCTGAGTCATGACTTCATAGGCTTTTGAAATCCTTTCCCAGCGTCGGTCTCGATCCATGGCGTAGTAGCGACCACTAATAGTGGCTATGCATCCAATGCCAACTTGATCAATATAATCTTGAATTTTTTGAATTGCTTCAATCCCCTCGGTCGGTTTAGTATCACGACCATCGGTAATCGCGTGGATATAGACCTCAGATAGATTTTGGGCTTTGGCTAGCGCTAGCAATCCCAGGAGGTGATTGAGATGGGAATGCACCCCACCCTCAGAACACAAACCCACGATGTGCATCTTCCCACCCCGACATTTAACTTCCCGGCATACTTGCACAAGAGCTTGGTTATCGTTTAAAGTGCCATTTTCCACCGCATCAGAGATGCGCACAAGTTCTTGAGGCACCACACGCCCAGCACCTATATTCAAGTGCCCCACTTCCGAATTGCCCATTTGACCCTCTGGGAGTCCCACGTCCTTTCCAGAGGTGCGAATTAATGTACTCGGATAGGCAGCCCAGAGGCTGTCCATTACAGGGGTGTTTGCTAGGGCTATCCCATTGGCATCAGTTACTTCGCGGTAACCCCAACCGTCTAAGATAACTAGCACCACAGGAGAAACAGGTGCTTGCCTCATCATATCGCCTTTTATCCTACTCTTAATTGCACCGCGATCATATCATTCAAAATCCGCATATCCATGATAAATTTCGATTTTTATTAGGTTTCGGCTCCCAGAGTGAGGATAATGCTTAAATCTTCTCCTAGCAAAGGTTTTGACTACCCCAAGCTAATAGGAATTTATACTCGGAAATCATGGCCAACCCATCTAAATTCTATAAGCCTTACTCAGACAAAATGGCAAAAAATAAGTAAAATTACTTATTGTATGACTCTCATATACCTTGACTCGGAAATTAAGCTTTGTATGCAATTAATTAGGCGTGCCGGTGCATGTTTGGCTCACAGCTACTGACAGCCTACACTTACAAGTAACAGAGGTGTAGGAAGTTTACAGAAACTCATTTATCTCAACATTCCTATAAAATTGGTATGTATAAGGTAATGCTTATGAAGGTGCGATCGCATTTCCAGATATGACTGCCAATCTAACTTCCCCAGATTCCAGCCCCAGTTTGATTTCCCCTAACATTTCTCGACCACAGACCGTAGACTCCTTACCGACTAGTTCCCCTGTGAAACTGGGAGTGATGGCTTCCGGAAGTGGCAGTAACTTTGAAGCGATAGCTAGTGCGATCGCAAACGGCCAACTCAATGCCCAAATCAGCGTGCTCATTTACAATAATCCAGGCATTAAAGCGTTAGCTAGAGCTGAAAAATACGGCATTCCAGCAGTCCTACATAATCACCAGCATAAAAAACGGGAAGATTTCGATCAACAAATTGTCCAAACTTTACGACAGTATGAGGTGGAGTGGGTCGTGATGG
The Moorena sp. SIOASIH genome window above contains:
- the purN gene encoding phosphoribosylglycinamide formyltransferase: MTANLTSPDSSPSLISPNISRPQTVDSLPTSSPVKLGVMASGSGSNFEAIASAIANGQLNAQISVLIYNNPGIKALARAEKYGIPAVLHNHQHKKREDFDQQIVQTLRQYEVEWVVMAGWMRVVTQVLLDAFPNRILNIHPSLLPSFKGVRAVEQALEAGVKITGCTVHVVSLDVDSGPILFQAAVPVLPDDTPETLHGRIQVQEHRILVEAIALINC